The following nucleotide sequence is from Tardiphaga alba.
ATGGTGGGCACGTTGCGCTTTGCCCATTCTAGTCTCAGCTACAAATTCAGCCGCCCCGCGCCTCTTCCAGCGCCTCTGGCGTGTCGATGTCGAGAAAGGCGCCGCGGCCTTCGACGGGGACATCGGCGACGACTTCCGCATGTTTCAGGACCAACGCGCGCGCACCGATATCGCCGTCCAGCGTCATCAGTTCCGGGAAGAAGCGGCGCGACCACAGCACGGGATTGCCTCGACGACCTTCGCTGACGGGCGCTGCGATGAGATGGCCGCGATCCGGCGCGAAGGCGTCGATCAGGCGATCGATCAGCTTCGTGTCGATCAGCGGCATGTCGCCGAGACAGACCACGGCGCCATCGGCATCACGCGGCACGGCGGCGATGCCGGCTTTCACAGAGCTGGCAATGCCATCGGGATAATCGGGATTGTAGACGAAGGTGACGTTGAGGCCGCGCAGCGCCTTTTCGACCTCGGCAGCCTCGTGGCCGGTGACCACCGTGACGCTGCTGGCTTTCGACTTCAGCGCATGCTCGACAACGATGCGCACCAGCGGCTTGCCGTTGAGCTCCGCGAGCAGCTTGTTCGGTCCGCCCATGCGCGTGCCGCGGCCGGCGGCGAGCACAAGTGCTGCAACGCTGCGATTGCCATCGGTCTCTGCCGGCGCGCGCGGCTGCGGGCGGGTTACGATCTCCATCAGCAACCCGCCGACGCCCATGCCGACGAGATCCTTGCGCGTCACCTCAAGGCCGGCGAGCAGGCGCATCAGCACCCAATCAAAACCGTTCTCCACCGGTGAACGCGCGCAGCCGGGCGCGCCGAGCACCGGTACATCGCCGACCGCACCGATCAGCAGCAGATTACCGGGATCCACCGGCATGCCGAAATGCTGGATAGTGCCACCGACCTCGGTGATGGCGGCTGGAATGACGTCGCGGCGATCGGCGATGGCGGACGCGCCGAATACGATCACGAGCTCGGCGCCGAGCCGCAGCAATTCATTGATCGTTTTCGCCAGCACCTTTTCATCATGCGGCACGCGCCGCTCGGCGATAATTTTGGCGCCGGCCGGCGCAAGGCGCTCTTCCGTCACGCGAAGGGTCTTGTCGATGACCTTTGGCGACAGGCCAGGCAGCAGCGTGGAAACGATGCCGACCTTCTTCACCTTGTAAGGCGCAATCCGCATGGCAGCGCCACCGGCCGCCCTCACCGCGGCATCGCGCAGCGTGGCCGCGACGCCGAACGGGATCAGCTTCACGGTGGCGATCATCTCGTTCTCAACCACCGGCTTGAACGCATCGAGCGTCGCGAAGGTGATCGCTTCATCGACGCTGTTGATGCGATCGACGGCGGCGCGATCGATGACCAAAACGCCGGGCTTGGCAGCAAACAGATTGGCACGGCCGGTGAAGGCGCGCTCCACCGTGACGCCCTCGCCCGCCACCGCCTGCGCGATGCTGGCTGCGGCTGCATCTTCGGAGACATCGCCGTCTTCTAGGCGCACGACGACGACTTCCTTGACGCCAGCGCGCTTGAGTGCGGCAATTTCATCGGCGCCGATCGTCGTGCCCTTCTTGAGCACGAGATCGCCCTGCCGCAGCGTGTGCACCGTGACGCCGCCGAGTGCATCGGCCGGGCTGGCCGGACCGAACTTCATGCCGCAGCTGCCTTTGCTTCTTTCGGCAGGCGGAGCTCTGCAGTGATTTCGGCCATGATCGACACCGCGATCTCCGACGGTGAGACTGCACCGATGTTCAGGCCGATGGGCGCCTTGATCTTTGCGAGATCTGCGTCGCTTGCGCCCTGCCCCTTCAGGCGATCGAGGCGCTTGGCGTGCGTCTTCCGCGAGCCGAGTGCGCCGATATAGAAGCAGCCCTTCTCGAAGGCATGCAGCAATGCGGGATCGTCGATCTTCGGATCATGGGTCACCGCCACAAAAGCGGTCCAGCGATCGATGCCGAGCGGCGGCAGCGCCTCGTCCGGCCATTCCGCGATCAGATTCACATCCGGGAATCGCTCGGGGCTGGCAAAGGCGGTGCGCGGATCGACGACAGTGACGTCGTAATCGAGCGAGCGAGCCAAGGGCGCAAGCGCCTGGCTGATATGGACGGCGCCGATAATCACGAGTTTTGCGGTGGGTGCATAGACATTGAGAAACTGCTTTGTGCCGTCCACCTCGATCATGGCGCTCTTGCCCATGCGCAGCTGCTTTTCCAGCTCCGCATGCAAGGGGTCGGCGGCGAAGTCTACCGCCTTCACCAAGCGCTGTATACCGCTGGATATATCGGTTACCACGATGACCGGCCGGCGCGCGGCGCGCTCGGCATTGAGCAGCGCCAGTGTTTCGGTTTTCACGGTTCAGCCTACCTTTTCGACAAAGACGCGGATGGTGCCGCCACAGGACAGACCGACATTCCACGCAGTTTCATCAGCCACGCCGAATTCCAGCAGTTTCGGCTTGCCGCTTTCGATCACGTCGAGCGCTTCGGTGACGACGGCGCCCTCGACACAGCCGCCGGAGACCGAGCCGAGAAACGTGCCGTCGTCATTGATGACCAGATTGGAGCCGGCGGGGCGCGGCGCCGAGCCCCAGGTCTCCACCACCGTGGCGAGTGCGACGCCATGTCCCGCTTTTTGCCAGGCTTCGGCGGCCTGCAGGATGTCTTCTTCGCGATTGAGCATCAGAATCTCCTTAAGCGGCCGGGCGGATCAACGGGCCGTGATGGCCGGATGTCGGCGCGGACAGGGCTTTGATCAGCCCATCGATAGATGTCAAATTATGTACCGGGCGAAATTCGTCAACGTGGGGTAGCATCATTTTGATGCCCTGCGCCTTCGGCTCGAAGCCGTCGAAACGCAGCAGCGGATTTAGCCATATCAGTTTGCGGCAGGAGCGATGCAGCCGATCCATTTCAAAGGCAAGTTGCGAATCCGCCTCGCGCTCCAGGCCATCAGAGATCAACAGCACGATGGCGCCCTGCCCGAGCACCCGGCGGCCCCACAGCTTGTTGAAATTGTGCAGCGAGGCCGAGATGCGGGTACCGCCGGCCCAGTCCTCCACTGACGCCGTGCATGACGCCAGCGCCTCGTCGGGATCGCGCGCCCGCAAGGCGCGGGTGACATTGGTGAGCCGCGTGCCGAACAGGAACACCGAGACGCGTTTTCGCGCATCGGTGATGGCGTGGAGGAAGTGCAGGAACAGGCGGGTATATTCGCTCATCGAGCCGGAAATATCGAGCAGCGCCACGATGGGCGCCGGCTTGTCGATCAGGCCGAGGCGGCGAATATCGACGATATCGCCGCCGGTGCGCAGCGAGGCACGCAGCGTGCGGCGCAGATCGAGCCTGACGCCCTGCCTGTCCGGCCGGGTGCGGCGTGTGCGCAGCTCCGCCTGCGGCAGCCGCATAGTGGCGATGGCGCGGGTGACCTCGGCGATCTCCGCCGCACTCATCTGCGCAAAGTCTTTCTTCTGCAGGACCTCGCGATCGGAGACCGAGAGCTTGATCTCCTGCTCCTGCGGCGCCTCGCGCTCTTCGCCTTTCAACGGCTGCGCCATCGCCTCCTGCACGCGGCGCGAGGCCGGCGGCGGCTTGCGCCTGGCATCGTCGGGCAGCGGCACGGAATCGAGCATCTGCTTCCAGTCTTCCTCGGCGCGGAAGAACAGGTCGAACGCCTGATGGAAGATCAGCGCATGTTCGTGCCGCTTGACGAAGATCGCTTCCAGCGTGGCATAGACATCGGCGCGCTTGCCGATCTCGATCAGTTGCAGCGCCGCGAGCGCGTCGATGGCAGCGCCCGGCCCGATCGGGAGTCCGGCTTTACGCAAAGCGCGGGCGAAGCCGATGACATTATCGGCCATGGCACCGGTGGGGGGATTGAGGTGATCGATGGGCATATTTCAGGCCCCCGATGCGATCGCCCCCTCTCCCGCTTGCGGGGGAGGGTTGGGGTGGGGGCAAGCCACCCGCACCGGAGAATTGTTGAGGTAAGAATTCTTCGCGACGGCTGACAGCTGAGCGCGGCGCGCCCCCACCCCGGCCCTCCCCCGCAAGCGGGAGAGGGAGAAGAGAAGCGCCGCGCTTGCTCCCGCACTACCCATCCGTTGCTTCCTTGATCGTCTTCGCCAGCACGTCACCCTGCATGCGCTGGATGTCGTCCTGGTATTTCAGCAGCGCACCGAGCGTGTCGCCCACCACCTGCGGCGTCAGCGAGCGGGCGTCGAGTTCGGTCAGGGCTGTCGCCCAGTCGATGGTCTCGGCCACGCCCGGCGACTTGTAGAAATCCTGGTCGCGCAGTTTCTGTACGAAGGACACGACCTGCTGCGACAGCTTTGCGGAGATGCCGGGCACGCGCGATTTCACGATGGTGAGTTCGCGATCGGCGGCGGGATAATCGACCCAGTGATACAGGCAGCGCCGCTTCAGCGCGTCGTGGATCTCGCGGGTGCGATTCGAGGTGATGATGACGATCGGCGGCGACGGCGCTTTCACGGTACCGAGTTCGGGGATCGTGACCTGGAAGTCGGACAGGATTTCGAGGAGATACGCCTCGAAGGCCTCATCGGCGCGGTCGAGTTCGTCGATCAGCAGCACCGGCGCGCCGTTTACATCGGGCTCTAGCGCCTGCAGCAGCGGACGCTTGATCAGATAGCGATCGGCAAAGATGTCGCTGGCGAGCTGATCGCGATCACTGTCACCGGCGGCTTCCGCCAGCCGGATCGCGATCATCTGCGCGGCGCTGTTCCACTCATAGACGGCGGAGGAGACGTCGAGGCCTTCATAGCATTGCAGGCGGATCAGCTTGCGGCCGAGGGCGGCCGACAGCACTTTTGCGATCTCGGTCTTGCCAACGCCCGCCTCGCCTTCGAGAAACAGCGGCCGGCCCATTCGCAGCGACAGATAGGCCACCGTGGCCAGAGAACGCTCGGCGAAATAGTCGCGCTTGGTGAGCAGATCGAGCATGCCATCGACGGAAGTGGGAAGCGCCGATGGTGCAGTCATGGATTACCCAATCTCAGAAGCTGCGGGCCTGACAATCAGGCCCGGTTGTTGGCGGCATCGACCGCGCGCTTGGCCAGCACGCCGATCAGATGCGCACGATACTCGGCGCTGCCATGCAAGTCACTGTTGAGGCCATCCGGCGACACATCGATGCCATCCAGCGCCTTCGGCAAGAACCGCTTCTTCAGTGCTTCCTCAAACGCCTCGACGCGGAACACGCCGTCCTGACCAGCGCCCGTCACCGTGACGCGCACGCCCGAGGGCAGACGCGCGACGAATACACCGACCAGCGCGTAACGCGAGGCCTGGTTGCGGAATTTCTGATAGGCGGCCTTCTTCGGCAGCGGGAACGAGACCTTGGTGATGATCTCGTCCGACTCCAGCGCGGTCGTGAACAGGCCCTGGAAAAACTCTTCCGGCTTCAGCTTGCGCTTGTTGGTGACGATGGTGGCGCCGAGCGCCATCACAGCCGCCGGATAATCCGCGGTCGGATCGTTATTGGCGAGCGAGCCGCCGATGGTGCCCTTGTGGCGCACGGCGGGATCGCCGATCAGGCCGGCGAGTTCGGCCAGCGCGGGAATGGCTTCGGCCACCGTTGGCGACGACGCGACATCGGCATGTTTCGCCAGCGCGCCGATCACCAGCGAGCGGCCCTTGATCTCGATGCCATCGACGCCTTCGATATGGGAGAGGTCGATGATATCGGACGGCGCAGCGAGGCGCTGCTTCATCACCGGCACCAGCGTGTGGCCGCCGGCGATCAGTTTTGCGTCTTCATGCTTGGCGAGGAGATTGGCAGCCTGCCGCACGGTGGACGGGCGATGATATTTGAATTCGTACATGGAAAATCCCTGAACAATCCTTGGGGCGCGCGCGCTGGTCGCGATTATCGTTGGGCGTTCTTAAGCGAGGTCGGAGTTTTCCATCGCCTTGGCACCCGCGGCGATCGACGCCACGATGTTCTGATAACCGGTGCAGCGGCAGAGATTGCCTTCGAGTTCTTCGCGGATCACATGGTCCTCGAGATCGTGCCCCTTGCGGTGGACGATATCGATGGCGGTCATGATCATGCCCGGCGTGCAGAAGCCGCATTGCAGACCGTGATGCTCGCGAAACGCTTCCTGCATCGGATGCAGCGGTGCGCCATCGGCGGCGAGGCCTTCGATGGTCTTCACCTCATGACCGTCAGCCATGACCGCAAGCGTGGTACAGGCCTTCACCGCCTTGCCATCGAGATGCACGACACAGGCGCCGCATTGCGAGGTATCGCAACCCACATGGGTGCCGGTCAGCCGCAGCTCTTCGCGCAGGAATTGCACCAGCAGGGTGCGCGGATCGATATTCTTGGCGACGGGATTCCCGTTCACGATCATCGAGACTTTTGCCATATGCACTCTCTGTCATCCGCGCATGCCATCGCGTGGCCGCACGGTTCTTAAAATCGTTCCAAACGTATCATATTGACGAAGTTTGCCATCGGCAACCGCGCGAAAACGCAGCCCGATGCGCGTTTTCCGCGGATATCAAGAGAGCGTGATCGGGTGCGCTGCGGTAGCAACGAGGCGCAGCCGTAGCCCGGATGGAGCGTAGCGCAATCCGTGAATCGGAGCGTCGGCACATCGCCGGTCCCCGGGTTTCGCTGCGCTCCACCCGGGCTACAGGAATCGTCAGCCCTGCACGGCCTTGGCGAAATTGTTGAAAAACTCGTCGGCGATCTTCTTGGCCGAGCCATTGATCAGGCGCTGGCCGAGCTGGGCGAGCTTGCCGCCGATCTGCGCTTCCACATTATAGGTCAGCAGCGTGCCACCATCCTTCTCGGTCAGCGCCACGGTAGCGCCGCCCTTGGCGAAGCCGGCGACACCGCCCTCGCCTTCGCCCGAAATCTTGTAGCCGTTCGGCGGATCGAGATCGCTCAGCGTGACCTTGCCCTTGAAGCGGGCCGAGACGGGACCGACCTTGATTTTTGCCGTGGCACGGAAACCGCCCTCTTCGGTGGTCTCCAGCTCTTCGCAGCCGGGGATGCAGGATTTCAGGACGGCGGGATCATTGAGCTTCTCCCAGACCACTTCGCGGCTCGCGGCCAGCTGCACTTCGCCGCTCATCGTCATGGCCATGGGCAATCTCCTGCGTGTTCAAAAATTCAAAAGAGGCTCATCCCAAGTAATGCACGGATCGGGCAAAGGAAAGACCGGCCGGCAACCGCCCCACTGCCTATTCGCAGTGCAACAGCGATGTGGCGCCAGGACCTTTCGGGGCTCTTGGAGACTCCAACGGGAATGGCTAGGGTCCGGCCGCAATGAGCACAGCCCTTTCCCCTCTCCTGGCACCGCTACTCTCGAGCGCCGCGATGCGCGCGATCTGTGACGATGCGACCACACTGCAGCACATGCTGGACTTCGAGGCCGCGCTGGCGCGGGCGGAGGCCGCCGTGTGCGTGATTCCCGCTGGCGCCGTGACAGCCATCGACGCCGCATGCCGCGCCGATCAATTCGACATAGGCGCATTGGCCGAGGCCGCGACGCGATCCGGCAATCTCGCGATTCCCTTGGTGAAGGCGCTGACGGCCCATGTGGCCAAGGCCGATCCGGACGCCGCGCGCTATGTGCATTGGGGCGCCACCAGCCAGGATGTGATCGACAGCGCGACCATGCTCAGCCTGCGCGCCGCCATCGACGCGCTGCTGGCCGATTGCGACCGCGCCATTGCCGGCTTCGCAAAGCTGGCCGCACAGCATCGCAACACCGCGGTGGTCGCCCGCACCTGGCTGCAGCACGCGCTGCCGATGCCGTTCGGGCTGAAGCTTGCCGAATACGCCTCAGCCTTGCACCGCTCGCGTCAGCGCCTCGCGCGGCTGCGCGCCGAAGGCTTCGCACTGCAATTCGGCGGCGCCGCCGGGACACTTGCGGCGCTCGGCGACAAGGGCCTCGCCGTTGCCGAGCAATTGGCAAAGGAACTGGACCTGCCGCTGCCGGACGCGCCGTGGCACACCCATCGCGATCGCATCGCTGATGTCGCCTCCGTGCTCGCCATCCTGTCCGGCACCTGCGGCAAGATCGCCCGCGATGTGTCGCTGATGATGCAGACCGATGTGGGCGAAGCCTTCGAGCCCTCCGGCGAAGGCCGCGGCGGTTCATCCACGATGCCGCACAAGCGCAATCCGGTCGCGTCCGCCTCCGCGCTCGGCGCTGCCACCATGGCGCCCAATCTCGCCGCCACCATCTTCGCCGCGCAGGTGCAGGACCACGAGCGCAGCGCGGGACCGTGGCATGCGGAATGGCCGACGCTGCCATCGCTGCTGCTGGTGACCTCCGGCGCCCTCGCCGCCATCGTCGATATCGCCGAAGGGCTCGAGGTCGATGCTTTGAGGATGCGCAGCAATCTCGATACCGCGCACGGATTGATCATGGCCGAGGCCGTGACCTTTGCGCTGGCCGAAAAGCTCGGCAAGAGCGATGCCCATCATCTGGTGGAAGCGGCCAGCAAGAAGGCCGCCGTGGAGAAAAAGCATCTGCGCGATGTGCTGGCTGCAGATCCCCGGGTGACGGCGCAGCTCAATGCGGATGCCATCACAAAACTGTTCGAGCCGATGGATTACCAGGGCGCCTCGCAGGCTCTCATCGATCGTCTGCTGACATCACTCAAGCTTTAAGAACGACGGAGTTTATCCCATGCCCATGATCGATGCCGACGGCTGCCTGTTGAATGTGTCCGTCGAAGGCCGCGACAGCGGGCCGACCTTGATGCTGTCGAACTCGCTCGGCTGCACCATGGCCATGTGGGAGCCGCAGATGCCGGCGCTCTCAAAACTCTTCCGCGTGATCCGCTATGATCGCCGCGGCCATGGCAAATCCGGCATGAATGGCGCGGTGTCGATGGAACGCTACGGCAAGGATGTGCTGGCGATCCTCGACGATCTCAATATCGATCGCGTGCACTGGTGCGGCCTCTCGATGGGCGGCATGGTCGGGCAATGGCTCGGTGCCAATGCGCCGGATCGTTTCAACAAGATGATCCTCGCCAATACCAGCTGCTACTATCCGGACCCGACCAACTGGCACAACCGCATCAAGGCCGTGCGTGAAGGCGGCATCGCCTCGGTCGCCGACGCCGTGATCGGTGGCTGGCTGACCGCAGACTTCCGCGAACGCGAGCCGGAAGCCACGGCCAAGATGAAGGCCATGCTGCTGGCGACGCCGGTGGAAGGCTATCTCGCCGCCTGCGAAGCGCTCTCGACCCTCGACCAGCGCGCGCTGCTGCCGAAGATCAAGAGCCCGGTGCTGGTGATTGCCGGCAAGCAGGACAATGCAACGCCGGTGGCCGCAGGCGAATTCATCCGCGCCAACATCCCCGGCGCCAGCATGACCCTGCTGGATGCCGCGCATATTTCCAATGTCGAGCAGAGCCACGCCTTTACGGAAGCCGTGGTCGGCTTTTTAACTCAACGATAACAGCCGTCATTGCGAGGAGCGTAGCGACGAAGCAATCCAGAAGCCGCGCGAAGAAAGACTGGATTGCTTCGCTTCGCTCGCAATGACGAGGAGAGACCAAATGGACGAACAAAAACGCGCCGAAAAAGGCACCGCAAAACGCCGCAAGATTCTCGGCGATGCGTGGGTCGATAAATCCGCGGCCGGCAAGAACAGCTTCAATGCCGATTTCCTCGACCTGATCTCGCGCTATGCCTGGGGCGAGATCTGGACGCGGCCTGCCTTCGACGATCGCACGCGGCGCGTGCTGGTGATCGGCACCATGGTGGCGCTCGGCCAGTGGGACGAATTCCGCCTGCATGTGCGCGCAGCTTTGGCCGAAGGCGGCTTCACGCCCGACGACATCAAGGAAATCCTGCTGCAGCAGGCGATCTATTGCGGGGTGCCGGCGGCGAACCACGCCACCAAGGAAGCTGGCGCGATCATCAAGGAATTGGGGCTCGCTGTCTAAGCGACCTTCTGCGCCGCCACCGCATCATTGGCGGCGCTGCTGGGCTGGCCGGGATCGAGCACCTGCCCTGCACCCACACGGCGCAGCGGCGGCTCGACGACCATCACGACCGCCACGCCGAGGATCAGCAGCAATTCGGTGATGTGCAGCCGCATGGCGAGGATCTCGCCGACCTTCGACGCCATGATCATACTCGCGAAGGAAATCACGCCGCCGATGGCCAGCGCCATCGCCAGTGGCTCGTCGCAGCCGCCTGCCTGGCGGATTCTCGGACGGGTGATGAAGACGAGGAAGACCGCGAAGAATGCGACCACCGTGAGCTTGCCGAGCGCGAGCAGCCACGCATAGCGGACGGTGCCGAAGCTCGACAGCTGCAGATAATCGCTCAGGAACAGCGCCAGCGAGATGTTGGGGCGCTCGTAGAATCCCTGGATCGGCGAGACCATGATGCGGAATGCAAAGATGGTCCAGGTCGGGATGAAATAGAACGCCAGCAGCGCGCCCGCAAAGGTGCTGATGCGCCAGCTCTGAAACGTGCCTTTGGCCGACCAGTTATCCTGAGAGACAGGGTCCTGGGAAATACTGTTCTGGGAAATATCGTGCTCGGGCATGCCGCTGTCCATCGCTGATCCGCGACTCGCATGCGAGCCGACATGGTTGACGGGGAGCTAACGCCCACGCCACCACAGCGACAATGTAAACCATTCATTAACCTTAATTTCCGGACTTTGGGGACATCCCTTCCTTGTGGACGATTTCCACTTGCCAAAAGAAAAGCCCCGCCTTTCGGCGGGGCCTTCCTCAGGAGTTGCTGAGAACAACCCGCTCTAACTCTGCTGCTGGTGGCCTGGCGGATTTCCCTGCCGGCTCGGATCCTGCTGCTGGCCCGGGCGCTGCTGGCCCTGCTGCTGCCCTCCCTGCTGGCCCATCTGGCCGGGGTTCTGGGTCTGCTGGCCCTGATTGCTCTGGTTTTGGTTCGACTGTCGTTTGGACATTCGGCCTTCTCCTTTGTTGAACCATCCAACGCATCGACAACGCATGCCTCCGCCGACCGTTTCTGTTCCGACATGGTCATTGCAGGGCCATTGCGCGGAGCAAATGTGACGGCGGAACTGATTGCACTGCAGCGAAAAACGGCAGGGACAGCTCAACTTAGCCGCAGCCTCCCCTGTTGCTGTTCCCGCAAAACCACTGT
It contains:
- a CDS encoding NTP transferase domain-containing protein, encoding MKFGPASPADALGGVTVHTLRQGDLVLKKGTTIGADEIAALKRAGVKEVVVVRLEDGDVSEDAAAASIAQAVAGEGVTVERAFTGRANLFAAKPGVLVIDRAAVDRINSVDEAITFATLDAFKPVVENEMIATVKLIPFGVAATLRDAAVRAAGGAAMRIAPYKVKKVGIVSTLLPGLSPKVIDKTLRVTEERLAPAGAKIIAERRVPHDEKVLAKTINELLRLGAELVIVFGASAIADRRDVIPAAITEVGGTIQHFGMPVDPGNLLLIGAVGDVPVLGAPGCARSPVENGFDWVLMRLLAGLEVTRKDLVGMGVGGLLMEIVTRPQPRAPAETDGNRSVAALVLAAGRGTRMGGPNKLLAELNGKPLVRIVVEHALKSKASSVTVVTGHEAAEVEKALRGLNVTFVYNPDYPDGIASSVKAGIAAVPRDADGAVVCLGDMPLIDTKLIDRLIDAFAPDRGHLIAAPVSEGRRGNPVLWSRRFFPELMTLDGDIGARALVLKHAEVVADVPVEGRGAFLDIDTPEALEEARGG
- a CDS encoding XdhC family protein, with product MKTETLALLNAERAARRPVIVVTDISSGIQRLVKAVDFAADPLHAELEKQLRMGKSAMIEVDGTKQFLNVYAPTAKLVIIGAVHISQALAPLARSLDYDVTVVDPRTAFASPERFPDVNLIAEWPDEALPPLGIDRWTAFVAVTHDPKIDDPALLHAFEKGCFYIGALGSRKTHAKRLDRLKGQGASDADLAKIKAPIGLNIGAVSPSEIAVSIMAEITAELRLPKEAKAAAA
- a CDS encoding XdhC family protein → MLNREEDILQAAEAWQKAGHGVALATVVETWGSAPRPAGSNLVINDDGTFLGSVSGGCVEGAVVTEALDVIESGKPKLLEFGVADETAWNVGLSCGGTIRVFVEKVG
- a CDS encoding vWA domain-containing protein, whose amino-acid sequence is MPIDHLNPPTGAMADNVIGFARALRKAGLPIGPGAAIDALAALQLIEIGKRADVYATLEAIFVKRHEHALIFHQAFDLFFRAEEDWKQMLDSVPLPDDARRKPPPASRRVQEAMAQPLKGEEREAPQEQEIKLSVSDREVLQKKDFAQMSAAEIAEVTRAIATMRLPQAELRTRRTRPDRQGVRLDLRRTLRASLRTGGDIVDIRRLGLIDKPAPIVALLDISGSMSEYTRLFLHFLHAITDARKRVSVFLFGTRLTNVTRALRARDPDEALASCTASVEDWAGGTRISASLHNFNKLWGRRVLGQGAIVLLISDGLEREADSQLAFEMDRLHRSCRKLIWLNPLLRFDGFEPKAQGIKMMLPHVDEFRPVHNLTSIDGLIKALSAPTSGHHGPLIRPAA
- a CDS encoding AAA family ATPase codes for the protein MTAPSALPTSVDGMLDLLTKRDYFAERSLATVAYLSLRMGRPLFLEGEAGVGKTEIAKVLSAALGRKLIRLQCYEGLDVSSAVYEWNSAAQMIAIRLAEAAGDSDRDQLASDIFADRYLIKRPLLQALEPDVNGAPVLLIDELDRADEAFEAYLLEILSDFQVTIPELGTVKAPSPPIVIITSNRTREIHDALKRRCLYHWVDYPAADRELTIVKSRVPGISAKLSQQVVSFVQKLRDQDFYKSPGVAETIDWATALTELDARSLTPQVVGDTLGALLKYQDDIQRMQGDVLAKTIKEATDG
- a CDS encoding FAD binding domain-containing protein: MYEFKYHRPSTVRQAANLLAKHEDAKLIAGGHTLVPVMKQRLAAPSDIIDLSHIEGVDGIEIKGRSLVIGALAKHADVASSPTVAEAIPALAELAGLIGDPAVRHKGTIGGSLANNDPTADYPAAVMALGATIVTNKRKLKPEEFFQGLFTTALESDEIITKVSFPLPKKAAYQKFRNQASRYALVGVFVARLPSGVRVTVTGAGQDGVFRVEAFEEALKKRFLPKALDGIDVSPDGLNSDLHGSAEYRAHLIGVLAKRAVDAANNRA
- a CDS encoding (2Fe-2S)-binding protein, with amino-acid sequence MAKVSMIVNGNPVAKNIDPRTLLVQFLREELRLTGTHVGCDTSQCGACVVHLDGKAVKACTTLAVMADGHEVKTIEGLAADGAPLHPMQEAFREHHGLQCGFCTPGMIMTAIDIVHRKGHDLEDHVIREELEGNLCRCTGYQNIVASIAAGAKAMENSDLA
- a CDS encoding CoxG family protein — encoded protein: MAMTMSGEVQLAASREVVWEKLNDPAVLKSCIPGCEELETTEEGGFRATAKIKVGPVSARFKGKVTLSDLDPPNGYKISGEGEGGVAGFAKGGATVALTEKDGGTLLTYNVEAQIGGKLAQLGQRLINGSAKKIADEFFNNFAKAVQG
- a CDS encoding 3-carboxy-cis,cis-muconate cycloisomerase, whose amino-acid sequence is MSTALSPLLAPLLSSAAMRAICDDATTLQHMLDFEAALARAEAAVCVIPAGAVTAIDAACRADQFDIGALAEAATRSGNLAIPLVKALTAHVAKADPDAARYVHWGATSQDVIDSATMLSLRAAIDALLADCDRAIAGFAKLAAQHRNTAVVARTWLQHALPMPFGLKLAEYASALHRSRQRLARLRAEGFALQFGGAAGTLAALGDKGLAVAEQLAKELDLPLPDAPWHTHRDRIADVASVLAILSGTCGKIARDVSLMMQTDVGEAFEPSGEGRGGSSTMPHKRNPVASASALGAATMAPNLAATIFAAQVQDHERSAGPWHAEWPTLPSLLLVTSGALAAIVDIAEGLEVDALRMRSNLDTAHGLIMAEAVTFALAEKLGKSDAHHLVEAASKKAAVEKKHLRDVLAADPRVTAQLNADAITKLFEPMDYQGASQALIDRLLTSLKL
- the pcaD gene encoding 3-oxoadipate enol-lactonase; this translates as MPMIDADGCLLNVSVEGRDSGPTLMLSNSLGCTMAMWEPQMPALSKLFRVIRYDRRGHGKSGMNGAVSMERYGKDVLAILDDLNIDRVHWCGLSMGGMVGQWLGANAPDRFNKMILANTSCYYPDPTNWHNRIKAVREGGIASVADAVIGGWLTADFREREPEATAKMKAMLLATPVEGYLAACEALSTLDQRALLPKIKSPVLVIAGKQDNATPVAAGEFIRANIPGASMTLLDAAHISNVEQSHAFTEAVVGFLTQR
- a CDS encoding carboxymuconolactone decarboxylase family protein, with the protein product MDEQKRAEKGTAKRRKILGDAWVDKSAAGKNSFNADFLDLISRYAWGEIWTRPAFDDRTRRVLVIGTMVALGQWDEFRLHVRAALAEGGFTPDDIKEILLQQAIYCGVPAANHATKEAGAIIKELGLAV